The following coding sequences lie in one Nycticebus coucang isolate mNycCou1 chromosome 18, mNycCou1.pri, whole genome shotgun sequence genomic window:
- the LOC128569621 gene encoding elongation factor 1-alpha 1-like: MGKEKTHINIVVIGHVDSGKSTTTGHLIYKCGGIDKRTIEKFEKEAAEMGKGSFKYAWVLDKLKAERERGITIDISLWKFETSKYYVTIIDAPGHRDFIKNMITGTSQADCAVLIVAAGVGEFEAGISKNGQTREHALLAYTLGVKQLIVGVNKMDSTEPPYSQKRYEEIVKEVSTYIKKIGYNPDTVAFVPISGWNGDNMLEPSANMPWFKGWKVTRKDGNASGTTLLEALDCILPPTRPTDKPLHLPLQDVYKIGGIGTVPVGRVETGVLKPGMVVTFAPVNVTTEVKSVEMHHEALSEALPGDNVGFNVKNVSVKDVRRGNVAGDSKNDPPMEAAGFTAQVIILNHPGQISAGYAPVLDCHTAHIACKFAELKEKIDRRSGKKLEDGPKFLKSGDAAIVDMVPGKPMCVESFSDYPPLGRFAVRDMRQTVAVGVIKAVDKKAAGAGKVTKSAQKAQKAK; encoded by the coding sequence atggggaaggaaaagaCTCATATCAACATCGTTGTCATTGGACACGTAGATTCGGGCAAATCCACCACTACTGGCCATCTGATCTACAAATGTGGTGGCATTGACAAGAGAACCATTGAAAAATTCGAGAAAGAGGCTGCTGAGATGGGAAAGGGCTCCTTCAAGTACGCGTGGGTCTTGGATAAACTGAAGGCTGAACGTGAGCGTGGTATCACCATTGATATCTCCCTgtggaaatttgagaccagcaaatACTATGTTACTATCATTGATGCCCCAGGACACAGAGACTTTATCAAAAACATGATTACAGGCACATCTCAGGCTGACTGTGCTGTCCTGATAGTTGCTGCTGGTGTTGGTGAATTTGAAGCTGGTATCTCAAAGAATGGGCAGACCCGTGAGCATGCCCTTCTGGCTTACACACTGGGTGTGAAACAACTAATTGTTGGCGTTAACAAGATGGATTCCACTGAGCCGCCCTACAGCCAGAAGAGATACGAGGAAATCGTTAAAGAAGTCAGCACTTACATTAAGAAAATTGGCTACAACCCTGACACAGTAGCATTCGTGCCAATTTCTGGTTGGAATGGTGACAACATGTTGGAGCCAAGTGCAAACATGCCTTGGTTCAAGGGATGGAAAGTCACCCGGAAGGATGGCAATGCCAGTGGAACCACGCTGCTTGAAGCTCTGGATTGCATTCTGCCACCAACTCGTCCAACTGACAAGCCCTTGCATCTGCCTCTGCAGGATGTCTACAAAATTGGTGGTATTGGTACTGTCCCTGTGGGCCGAGTGGAGACTGGTGTTCTCAAACCTGGCATGGTGGTCACCTTTGCTCCAGTTAATGTTACAACTGAAGTAAAGTCTGTTGAAATGCACCATGAAGCTTTGAGTGAAGCTCTTCCAGGAGACAACGTGGGCTTCAATGTCAAGAATGTGTCTGTCAAAGATGTTCGTCGTGGCAATGTTGCTGGTGATAGCAAAAATGACCCACCAATGGAAGCAGCTGGCTTCACTGCTCAGGTGATTATCCTGAATCATCCAGGCCAAATTAGTGCTGGCTACGCTCCTGTACTGgattgtcacacagctcacattgcCTGCAAGTTTGCTGAGCTGAAGGAAAAGATTGACCGCCGCTCTGGTAAAAAGCTGGAAGATGGCCCTAAATTCCTGAAATCCGGTGACGCCGCCATCGTCGATATGGTTCCTGGCAAACCCATGTGTGTTGAGAGCTTCTCAGATTATCCTCCTCTGGGTCGTTTTGCTGTTCGTGACATGAGACAGACAGTTGCTGTTGGTGTCATCAAAGCAGTGGACAAGAAGGCTGCTGGAGCTGGCAAGGTCACCAAGTCTGCCCAGAAAGCTCAGAAGGCTAAATGA